A single window of Micrococcaceae bacterium Sec5.1 DNA harbors:
- the glyA gene encoding serine hydroxymethyltransferase, which produces MNPAAVTEFEQVVSASLDAQLADLDPEIAAKIDDELGRQRDGLEMIASENHTAVAVMQAQGSVLTNKYAEGYPGKRYYGGCEHIDVIEQLAIDRIKSLFGAEYANVQPHSGAQANASVMHALIKPGDTIMGLNLAHGGHLTHGMRINFSGKLYNVVPYGVREDTHTVDMAEVERLAQEHKPALIVAGWSAYARQLDFAEFRRIAESVGAYLMVDMAHFAGLVAAGLHPSPVPHAHVTTSTTHKTLAGPRGGIILSNDADIAKKINSAVFPGQQGGPLEHVIAGKAVAFKIAASQEFRERQERVLAGARILAERLVQPDVAEKGITVVSGGTDVHLVLVDLRNCELDGQQAEDRLAAIDITVNRNAVPFDPRPPMVTSGLRIGTPALATRGFGEAAFREVADIIAEVLIADADADLSGLRHRVDVLAKAHPLYPGVSNLA; this is translated from the coding sequence ATGAACCCGGCAGCCGTGACCGAATTCGAGCAGGTCGTGTCGGCGTCGTTGGACGCCCAATTGGCGGACCTGGATCCTGAGATCGCCGCAAAGATCGACGACGAACTGGGCCGCCAGCGCGACGGCCTGGAAATGATCGCCTCAGAGAACCACACGGCGGTTGCTGTGATGCAGGCTCAGGGCTCCGTGCTGACCAACAAGTACGCCGAAGGCTACCCGGGCAAGCGGTACTACGGTGGCTGCGAGCACATTGACGTGATCGAGCAGCTCGCGATCGACCGCATCAAGTCCCTGTTCGGCGCCGAGTACGCGAACGTTCAGCCGCACTCCGGTGCCCAGGCCAATGCGTCGGTGATGCACGCGCTGATCAAGCCGGGCGACACCATCATGGGCCTGAACCTGGCCCACGGCGGCCACCTGACCCACGGCATGCGGATCAACTTCTCCGGCAAGCTCTACAACGTGGTCCCGTACGGCGTCCGCGAGGACACCCACACCGTGGACATGGCCGAAGTCGAACGCCTGGCGCAAGAACACAAGCCTGCCCTCATCGTTGCCGGCTGGTCCGCTTACGCGCGGCAGTTGGACTTCGCCGAGTTCCGTCGGATCGCCGAGTCCGTTGGCGCTTACTTGATGGTGGACATGGCTCACTTCGCCGGATTGGTTGCAGCTGGCCTGCACCCGTCGCCGGTCCCGCATGCCCACGTCACGACGTCAACGACGCACAAGACCCTCGCCGGTCCTCGTGGTGGCATCATCCTCTCCAACGACGCCGACATCGCCAAGAAGATCAACTCGGCGGTGTTCCCGGGCCAGCAAGGTGGACCGCTGGAGCACGTGATCGCCGGCAAGGCCGTCGCCTTCAAGATCGCCGCTTCCCAGGAGTTCCGGGAACGTCAGGAACGCGTCCTTGCTGGCGCCCGGATTCTCGCCGAACGCCTGGTCCAGCCGGACGTTGCCGAAAAGGGGATCACAGTTGTTTCGGGTGGCACGGACGTGCACTTGGTGCTCGTCGACCTGCGCAACTGCGAACTCGACGGCCAGCAAGCCGAAGACCGTCTCGCCGCAATCGACATCACCGTCAACCGCAACGCCGTCCCCTTCGACCCGCGCCCGCCCATGGTCACCTCCGGCCTGCGCATCGGCACCCCGGCCCTCGCTACACGCGGATTCGGGGAAGCTGCCTTCCGTGAGGTTGCGGACATCATCGCCGAAGTTCTGATTGCCGACGCCGATGCGGACCTTTCCGGGTTGCGGCACCGGGTTGATGTGCTGGCGAAGGCGCATCCGCTCTACCCGGGTGTTTCGAACCTCGCGTAA
- a CDS encoding methylenetetrahydrofolate reductase — MLPLRVEIIPSEGIVDAVSKALPTSTAISITCLPKHGVGATLRTAVQLRELGYTVVPHLAAKALESRAELSAILGDCSASGITEVFAIGGDGQPSGSYSTGGELLRDIAQITSGAMSVGVAGYPEGHPDITNLHLVDALLAKQDNATKIVTQMCFSADKIQEYVAMLRREGVLLPVWAGVAGAVPKAKLVSLATKIGVGSSLKFLSRKGPLARRLLIGERYTPDALIEELSARPGIEGIQLYSFNSLDALPTPQAVVQGRR; from the coding sequence ATGCTTCCCCTTCGCGTTGAGATCATCCCGTCCGAGGGAATCGTGGACGCCGTCAGCAAGGCTTTGCCGACGTCAACCGCGATAAGCATTACGTGCCTGCCCAAGCACGGTGTCGGCGCCACGCTGCGTACTGCCGTCCAACTACGGGAGCTCGGCTACACGGTTGTTCCCCATCTTGCGGCGAAGGCTCTTGAAAGCCGCGCCGAGCTGTCCGCAATACTGGGCGACTGCTCGGCGTCGGGCATCACGGAAGTCTTCGCCATCGGTGGCGACGGGCAGCCCTCGGGTTCGTATTCCACAGGTGGGGAATTGCTGCGTGACATCGCCCAGATAACCTCCGGTGCCATGAGCGTTGGAGTGGCTGGGTACCCCGAAGGGCATCCGGACATCACCAACCTGCACTTGGTTGATGCGCTGCTGGCGAAGCAAGACAACGCCACCAAGATCGTCACCCAGATGTGTTTCTCGGCTGACAAGATCCAGGAGTATGTGGCCATGCTCCGCCGTGAAGGTGTGCTGCTTCCAGTCTGGGCAGGTGTGGCGGGGGCGGTGCCCAAGGCAAAGCTGGTCTCGCTTGCCACCAAGATCGGAGTTGGATCGTCCCTGAAATTCCTCAGCCGCAAAGGTCCGCTTGCGCGGAGGCTCCTGATCGGGGAACGGTACACGCCGGACGCACTCATCGAGGAGCTCTCAGCCCGCCCGGGGATCGAGGGCATTCAGCTGTACAGTTTCAATTCCTTGGACGCACTCCCAACGCCGCAAGCAGTGGTCCAGGGGCGGCGGTAA
- the gcvH gene encoding glycine cleavage system protein GcvH, translated as MSKVVAELKYSAEHEWVASDGAGPVGIGISAVAADALGDIVYVDLPEVGSTVTAGETCGEVESTKSVSDLYSPVTGEVTEINDAVVSDPALINNDPYGAGWLFKVAATEEGPLMSAEEYAATNGGEL; from the coding sequence ATGAGCAAAGTAGTTGCCGAGCTGAAGTATTCGGCTGAGCATGAGTGGGTTGCTTCGGATGGGGCCGGGCCTGTGGGGATTGGGATCTCTGCGGTAGCCGCGGATGCCTTGGGCGACATCGTGTACGTCGACCTCCCTGAGGTTGGCTCCACGGTTACTGCAGGGGAGACCTGCGGTGAAGTTGAGTCCACGAAGTCCGTGTCTGACCTGTACTCGCCTGTTACTGGTGAGGTGACTGAGATCAACGACGCCGTTGTCAGCGATCCCGCTCTGATCAACAACGATCCCTACGGTGCCGGCTGGCTCTTCAAGGTGGCCGCCACGGAAGAAGGCCCGCTCATGTCGGCCGAAGAATATGCTGCAACGAACGGTGGCGAACTATGA
- the lipA gene encoding lipoyl synthase — protein sequence MTLAPEGRKLLRVEQRNSAVPVERKPEWIKAKVQMGPEFVGLKKLVKKEGLHTVCEEAGCPNIFECWEDKEATFLIGGSECTRRCDFCQIDTGKPSPVDMFEPTKVARSVQAMQLRYATVTGVARDDLADEGVWLYAETVRKIHELNPGTGVELLIPDFSGKPEHIAAICDSKPEVFAHNVETVPRIFKRIRPAFRYERSLDVITQGRDLGMVTKSNLILGMGETREEISEALRDLHAAGCDLITITQYLRPSERHLPVDRWVKPQEFVDLQHEAEEIGFLGVMSGPLVRSSYRAGRLWATAMRKKGWEIPAALAHIESSGTTRQEASTILAAHA from the coding sequence ATGACCCTGGCACCTGAAGGCCGTAAGTTGCTGCGCGTTGAGCAGCGTAACTCGGCTGTCCCGGTTGAACGCAAGCCCGAGTGGATCAAGGCCAAGGTCCAGATGGGCCCGGAGTTCGTCGGGTTGAAGAAGCTGGTGAAGAAGGAAGGCCTGCACACTGTCTGTGAAGAGGCCGGCTGCCCGAACATTTTCGAGTGCTGGGAAGACAAGGAAGCGACGTTCCTGATCGGCGGGTCCGAATGCACCCGGCGCTGTGATTTCTGCCAGATCGATACCGGCAAACCCTCCCCGGTGGACATGTTCGAACCCACCAAGGTGGCCCGGTCCGTGCAGGCCATGCAGCTGCGCTACGCCACGGTCACCGGGGTGGCCCGTGATGACCTCGCCGATGAAGGTGTCTGGCTGTACGCCGAAACGGTCCGCAAGATCCACGAACTGAACCCCGGCACCGGGGTGGAACTGCTGATCCCGGACTTCTCCGGCAAACCCGAACACATCGCCGCGATCTGCGATTCCAAGCCCGAGGTGTTCGCGCACAACGTCGAGACCGTGCCCAGGATCTTCAAGCGGATCCGCCCGGCGTTCCGGTACGAACGTTCCCTGGATGTCATCACCCAGGGCCGGGACCTGGGCATGGTGACCAAGTCCAACCTGATCCTGGGCATGGGCGAAACCCGCGAGGAAATCTCCGAAGCCCTCCGCGATCTTCACGCGGCCGGGTGTGATTTGATCACGATCACCCAGTACCTGCGCCCCTCCGAACGGCACCTGCCCGTGGACCGGTGGGTCAAGCCCCAGGAATTCGTGGACCTCCAGCACGAGGCCGAAGAAATCGGCTTCCTCGGTGTCATGTCCGGGCCCCTGGTCCGCTCCTCCTACCGGGCCGGGCGTTTGTGGGCCACCGCAATGCGCAAGAAGGGCTGGGAAATCCCCGCCGCCCTGGCCCACATCGAGTCCTCCGGCACCACCCGCCAGGAAGCCTCCACCATCCTCGCCGCCCACGCCTAA
- the gcvP gene encoding aminomethyl-transferring glycine dehydrogenase, which yields MTVQSTPTAFADRHIGARRQADVDTMLKAIGYDSVDGLVDVAVPDSIRQDAALRLSSGNDALTEVQVLAELRKLASKNKTAVQMIGQGYYDTVTPPVIRRNILEAPAWYTAYTPYQPEISQGRLEALLNFQTMVQDLTGLPVANASLLDEATAVAEAVLLMRRANKSKTAKDGKTVLDADLLPQTIAIVKGRAEALGFEVEIADLSAGLPDGDINGIVLQQPGVSGRVFNHSGVIAAAKGRGALVTVAADLLALTLITPPGEQGADIAVGTAQRFGVPLFFGGPHAAYMAVREGMERTLPGRIVGVSKDNAGVPAYRLALQTREQHIRREKATSNICTAQALLAIVASMYAVYHGPEGLKAIAETVNGHARVLAATLQKAGRELVSDVFFDTLTVRVPGKADKVIAAAEARGINLRRIDADTVGVSLDETTTPEVLSAVAVAFGAGPVKDASGFELPSDVLRTSDFLQHPVFNTHRSETQLLRYIRKLSDRDLALDRTMIPLGSCTMKLNATAEMEAISWPEFASIHPFAPDHQTAGWRELIEDLEADLTEITGYDQVSIQPNAGSQGELAGLLAIRGYHLSRGDEQRNVCLIPASAHGTNAASAVLAGMKVVVVATAADGTIDHADLAAKIEANKDVLSCIMITYPSTHGVYDADVREVCDSIHAAGGQVYVDGANLNALVGLAQPGKFGGDVSHLNLHKTFCIPHGGGGPGVGPVAAKAHLAPFMPGDANNVSSEGGVAISASRYGSAGVLPISWAYVKLMGGQGLTEATKSALLAANYVASSLDEHFPVLYTGEGGLVAHECILDLRELTARTGVTAEDVAKRLIDFGFHAPTLAFPVAGTLMVEPTESEDLAELDRFIEAMITIRAEIEQVAAGDFTVENSPLRNAPHTAAAVVSSAWDRGYTREQAAFPVHHLKQDKYFPPVGRVDGAAGDRNLVCSCPPLTDFEN from the coding sequence TTGACTGTTCAATCAACCCCCACCGCTTTCGCGGACCGGCACATCGGCGCCCGACGCCAGGCCGACGTTGACACCATGCTCAAGGCCATCGGCTACGACTCCGTAGACGGCTTGGTAGACGTTGCGGTCCCCGATTCCATCCGCCAGGACGCTGCACTTAGGCTTTCGAGTGGAAACGACGCCCTCACCGAGGTGCAGGTCCTCGCCGAGCTGCGGAAGCTCGCGTCCAAGAACAAGACCGCCGTTCAGATGATCGGCCAGGGCTACTACGACACCGTCACGCCCCCGGTCATCCGCCGCAACATCCTCGAGGCTCCCGCGTGGTACACGGCGTACACGCCCTACCAGCCGGAGATTTCCCAGGGCCGCCTCGAAGCACTGCTGAACTTCCAAACCATGGTCCAGGACCTCACGGGGCTGCCCGTAGCCAACGCCTCCCTGCTGGATGAAGCCACCGCTGTGGCTGAGGCCGTGCTGCTGATGCGCCGCGCCAACAAGTCCAAAACTGCCAAGGACGGCAAGACCGTTCTCGACGCCGACCTCCTCCCGCAGACCATCGCCATCGTGAAGGGCAGGGCAGAGGCGCTGGGCTTCGAAGTGGAGATCGCTGACCTTTCGGCGGGCCTTCCCGACGGCGACATCAACGGCATCGTCCTGCAGCAACCGGGTGTTTCCGGCCGCGTATTCAATCACTCCGGCGTCATCGCGGCGGCCAAGGGACGGGGTGCGCTGGTCACTGTCGCTGCCGACCTTTTGGCGCTCACCCTCATCACGCCCCCGGGCGAACAAGGTGCCGATATCGCCGTCGGAACTGCGCAGCGCTTCGGTGTTCCGCTGTTCTTCGGCGGCCCCCACGCTGCGTACATGGCTGTCCGCGAAGGCATGGAGCGGACGCTTCCCGGCCGCATCGTTGGTGTTTCCAAGGACAACGCCGGCGTCCCCGCGTACCGACTCGCGCTCCAGACACGCGAGCAGCACATCCGACGCGAGAAGGCCACGTCCAACATCTGCACGGCCCAGGCACTGCTCGCGATCGTGGCCTCGATGTACGCGGTTTACCACGGTCCCGAAGGTCTGAAGGCGATCGCCGAAACCGTCAACGGCCACGCCCGTGTTTTGGCCGCGACGCTGCAGAAGGCGGGCCGCGAGCTCGTCTCCGACGTCTTCTTCGACACCCTCACGGTCCGCGTACCCGGCAAGGCCGACAAAGTCATCGCGGCCGCCGAAGCCCGCGGCATCAACCTGCGTCGCATTGATGCTGACACGGTCGGCGTTTCCCTCGATGAAACCACGACGCCGGAGGTCCTCTCCGCGGTAGCCGTCGCCTTTGGTGCCGGCCCGGTGAAGGACGCTTCAGGGTTTGAGCTTCCGTCTGATGTGCTCCGCACCAGTGATTTCCTCCAGCACCCGGTGTTCAACACTCACCGTTCCGAGACTCAGCTGTTGCGCTATATCCGCAAGCTGTCCGACCGGGACCTCGCCTTGGACCGCACCATGATCCCGCTGGGCTCCTGCACCATGAAGCTCAACGCAACCGCCGAGATGGAAGCAATCTCCTGGCCCGAGTTCGCCTCGATCCACCCGTTCGCTCCGGACCACCAGACGGCTGGCTGGCGTGAACTGATTGAGGACCTGGAAGCCGACCTGACTGAGATCACCGGCTACGACCAGGTCTCCATCCAGCCGAATGCCGGTTCGCAGGGCGAGCTTGCTGGGCTCCTGGCGATCCGCGGCTACCACCTCTCCCGGGGCGACGAGCAGCGCAACGTCTGCCTCATCCCTGCCTCCGCTCACGGCACCAATGCAGCCTCTGCTGTGCTCGCCGGCATGAAGGTTGTTGTGGTGGCTACGGCCGCCGATGGCACCATCGATCACGCTGATCTGGCGGCCAAGATCGAGGCCAACAAGGACGTCCTGTCCTGCATCATGATCACCTACCCGTCCACGCACGGTGTGTACGACGCCGATGTCCGCGAGGTTTGTGACTCCATCCATGCTGCTGGCGGCCAGGTGTACGTTGACGGTGCAAACCTCAACGCCCTCGTTGGGCTCGCCCAGCCGGGCAAGTTCGGCGGCGACGTTTCGCACCTGAACCTGCACAAGACGTTCTGCATCCCGCACGGCGGCGGCGGACCCGGTGTTGGCCCGGTCGCGGCCAAGGCCCACCTGGCACCTTTCATGCCCGGTGATGCGAACAACGTTTCGTCTGAAGGTGGCGTGGCCATTTCGGCATCCCGCTACGGCTCCGCTGGCGTCCTCCCGATTTCCTGGGCCTACGTGAAGCTCATGGGCGGCCAGGGCCTCACGGAAGCGACCAAGTCGGCGCTGCTCGCGGCCAACTACGTCGCCTCCAGCTTGGATGAGCACTTCCCCGTCCTTTACACGGGCGAGGGCGGACTTGTTGCCCACGAGTGCATCCTGGACCTCCGCGAACTGACGGCCCGCACAGGTGTCACGGCCGAGGACGTGGCCAAGCGCCTGATCGACTTCGGTTTCCACGCTCCCACCTTGGCGTTCCCCGTTGCCGGAACTTTGATGGTGGAACCGACCGAGTCCGAAGACCTGGCCGAGCTCGACCGTTTCATCGAGGCCATGATCACCATCCGCGCTGAAATCGAGCAGGTTGCCGCCGGCGATTTCACTGTTGAGAACTCGCCGCTGCGCAACGCGCCGCACACGGCCGCCGCCGTCGTGAGTTCTGCATGGGACCGCGGCTACACGCGTGAGCAGGCAGCGTTCCCGGTCCACCACCTCAAGCAGGACAAGTACTTCCCGCCGGTCGGCCGCGTTGACGGCGCCGCCGGGGACCGGAATCTTGTGTGCTCCTGCCCTCCGCTCACGGACTTCGAAAACTAA
- a CDS encoding L-serine ammonia-lyase yields the protein MAVGVFDLFTVGIGPSSSHTVGPMRAGAVFARELRASDVLGSVASLRVDLYGSLAATGKGHGTFTAVLLGLEGFDPEEILPDQVEERLASIAETGKLNLAGGQLLEYAVEGMILHPLTVLPRHTNGMKFAVADGEGNILREATFFSVGGGFIVREGEEDAARAELEETKAELPLPFRTAAELMGRCSSKGLGISDIMFINERASRSEEEIREGLLHIWHVMEACVETSLKREGVLPGGLKVRRRAPDWLERLLKEDKDRNDPKYWQEWVNLIALAVNEENATGGRVVTAPTNGAAGIIPAVLYYALNYAPGMDQATQKDRDDVVVKFLLAAGAVGVLYKEQASISGAEVGCQGEVGSASSMAAAGLAEVMGGTPGQVENAAEIAMEHNLGLTCDPIGGLVQIPCIERNAIAAAKAINAAKMALWGDGTHRVSLDEVIVTMRETGKDMSSKYKETAMGGLAVNVVEC from the coding sequence ATGGCTGTTGGTGTTTTCGATCTGTTCACTGTGGGTATTGGCCCGTCGAGTTCCCATACTGTGGGGCCGATGCGGGCTGGGGCGGTGTTTGCCCGTGAGCTACGTGCGTCCGACGTGCTCGGGTCGGTCGCGTCCTTGCGGGTTGACTTGTATGGGTCGTTGGCTGCGACGGGTAAGGGACACGGCACGTTCACCGCGGTGTTGCTTGGGCTGGAAGGCTTCGACCCCGAGGAGATCCTGCCTGACCAAGTGGAGGAGCGGTTGGCCTCGATCGCGGAGACCGGGAAGCTCAATCTGGCTGGCGGACAGCTTCTCGAATATGCGGTTGAGGGCATGATCCTGCATCCGTTGACGGTGTTGCCGCGGCATACGAACGGGATGAAGTTCGCCGTGGCTGATGGCGAGGGCAACATCCTGCGGGAGGCGACGTTCTTCTCGGTCGGGGGCGGGTTCATTGTCCGGGAGGGTGAGGAGGACGCTGCGCGGGCCGAGTTGGAGGAGACGAAGGCGGAGTTGCCGTTGCCGTTCCGGACCGCTGCTGAGTTGATGGGCCGCTGCTCGTCCAAGGGTCTGGGGATTTCCGACATCATGTTCATCAACGAGCGTGCGTCCCGGAGTGAGGAGGAGATCCGGGAGGGTTTGCTTCATATCTGGCACGTGATGGAGGCGTGTGTCGAAACATCCCTGAAGCGTGAGGGTGTGTTGCCCGGGGGGTTGAAGGTCCGCCGTCGTGCTCCTGACTGGCTGGAGCGGTTGTTGAAGGAAGACAAGGACCGCAACGATCCGAAGTATTGGCAGGAGTGGGTGAACCTGATCGCCTTGGCTGTTAATGAGGAGAACGCCACGGGCGGGCGGGTGGTCACGGCGCCGACGAACGGCGCGGCGGGGATCATCCCGGCGGTGTTGTATTACGCATTGAACTACGCCCCGGGCATGGATCAGGCCACCCAAAAGGACAGGGACGATGTGGTGGTGAAGTTCCTGCTCGCCGCCGGTGCGGTGGGTGTGTTGTACAAGGAGCAGGCGTCCATTTCGGGTGCTGAGGTGGGCTGCCAGGGCGAGGTGGGCTCGGCGTCGTCGATGGCTGCTGCCGGGTTGGCCGAGGTGATGGGTGGTACGCCGGGTCAGGTGGAGAACGCGGCGGAGATCGCGATGGAACACAATCTGGGGCTCACGTGTGATCCGATCGGAGGGTTGGTGCAGATTCCGTGTATTGAGCGGAACGCGATTGCTGCGGCGAAGGCGATCAACGCGGCGAAGATGGCGCTCTGGGGTGATGGGACGCACCGGGTGTCGCTGGATGAGGTGATCGTGACCATGCGCGAGACCGGCAAGGACATGTCCTCCAAGTACAAGGAAACCGCGATGGGCGGCCTGGCCGTGAACGTCGTCGAATGCTGA
- the gcvT gene encoding glycine cleavage system aminomethyltransferase GcvT: MTENYTALYEQHKKAGASFTDFGGWQMPLKYESELAEHHAVRNSAGLFDLSHMGEVWVSGPDAAAFLDYALVGKLSAVAVGKAKYSLICNADGGIIDDLISYRRPSPGEGIDQYLVVPNAGNAKVVAAALLERAGGFDVVVDDSSAETSLIAVQGPNAEAILLTLIPAEQHALVTELKYYAAVEVSINGQDLLLARTGYTGEDGFEIYIPNLDAAGLWEALLEVGEGHGLIPAGLAARDSLRLEAGMPLYGNELSRYVNAYAAGLGPVVSLTKESDFIGKEALTAIKAAGVGSTIGQKLVGLKGAGRRAARAHYSVLKDGSLIGEVTSGQPSPTLGYPIALAYVDVEHSAPGTIVEVDLRGKSEPFEVVALPFYKRQK, translated from the coding sequence ATGACTGAGAACTACACCGCTCTTTATGAGCAGCACAAAAAGGCCGGCGCGTCCTTCACGGATTTCGGCGGCTGGCAGATGCCCCTGAAGTACGAGTCCGAGCTCGCCGAGCACCACGCAGTCCGGAACTCCGCCGGCTTGTTCGACCTCTCCCACATGGGCGAGGTCTGGGTCAGCGGCCCGGACGCGGCAGCGTTCCTGGATTACGCGCTGGTGGGCAAGTTGTCTGCGGTCGCCGTGGGCAAGGCCAAGTACTCGCTGATCTGCAACGCCGACGGCGGCATCATCGACGACCTCATCTCCTACCGCCGCCCCTCTCCCGGAGAAGGCATCGATCAGTACCTCGTGGTCCCCAACGCGGGCAACGCCAAGGTAGTTGCGGCGGCACTGCTGGAACGGGCCGGGGGCTTCGACGTCGTGGTTGACGACTCCTCGGCCGAGACGTCACTGATCGCAGTACAGGGTCCGAACGCCGAAGCCATTCTGCTGACCTTGATTCCTGCCGAGCAGCACGCACTGGTGACGGAACTGAAGTACTACGCGGCCGTTGAAGTCTCCATTAACGGGCAGGACCTGCTGCTCGCCCGCACCGGCTACACCGGCGAAGACGGCTTCGAGATCTACATCCCCAACCTTGACGCAGCTGGCCTGTGGGAAGCCCTCCTCGAAGTCGGCGAGGGCCACGGGCTCATCCCCGCAGGCCTTGCGGCACGCGACTCCCTCCGCCTCGAAGCCGGAATGCCGCTCTACGGCAACGAACTCTCCCGCTACGTCAACGCCTACGCCGCAGGACTGGGCCCCGTTGTTTCCCTGACCAAGGAAAGCGACTTCATCGGCAAGGAAGCCCTGACTGCAATCAAGGCTGCCGGCGTCGGATCCACCATCGGACAGAAGCTCGTCGGCCTCAAAGGTGCAGGCCGTCGCGCAGCCCGCGCCCACTACTCGGTCCTCAAGGACGGCTCCCTCATCGGCGAAGTCACCTCCGGCCAGCCGAGCCCAACACTCGGTTACCCGATCGCCCTGGCGTACGTCGACGTCGAACATTCAGCGCCGGGAACGATCGTCGAAGTGGACCTCCGAGGCAAATCGGAACCGTTCGAAGTCGTGGCCCTGCCGTTCTACAAGCGCCAAAAGTAG
- a CDS encoding PucR family transcriptional regulator ligand-binding domain-containing protein, producing the protein MAITVAELVAEPQLGLTLLAGDTGRDNRITWAHTSDLPRLWEWVTGGELMMTNGLSIPADAAGQVALAEALMDSGASALAIGEKMHAPPLTQEFLAACDRLPLPLINVPYPLPFIAIARSVAESSLLEESRRLRQTARVYDLLRTAGASEDHWQSLVQRLATELDAELFVVDRRCLHPWHPEGQGLPGFLADEWAPLSGQVTLAGKNFQWHRIRGRHVLTMDIPTHANALLVVLPNSEPHPDAVVLLHAATVLGLQLSRIVLSLEGRHRLAGEFLLQAMDGRLGAAEMESRLATFGVPPHDFLLVSMSETAGDKTANDGDRLANVHIELWRHGVASASLKRNSRLHVVIPADVPDDILVHCAGVDAAIGISAPAAVAGIQRALQESLWALGSARANKLGLARYAQGPSWLGLTGFEEGTALVRRLLGPIFDYEQSQEGDLLVTLRTYLDSQRSWQKTAAALFAHRQTIIYRIRKIGELTGLDMGETSAVAQLWFALQIHEAMHR; encoded by the coding sequence ATGGCAATCACCGTCGCCGAGCTCGTGGCTGAACCGCAGCTGGGGCTCACCCTCTTGGCCGGTGACACAGGCCGCGACAACCGGATCACGTGGGCCCACACTTCTGACCTGCCCAGGCTGTGGGAATGGGTCACCGGCGGCGAGCTCATGATGACCAATGGGCTGTCGATTCCCGCCGATGCCGCGGGACAAGTGGCGCTCGCAGAGGCCCTCATGGACAGCGGGGCAAGCGCCTTGGCGATCGGCGAGAAGATGCACGCACCCCCGCTGACGCAGGAGTTCCTGGCGGCCTGCGACCGGCTGCCGTTGCCACTGATCAACGTCCCGTACCCGCTGCCGTTCATCGCGATCGCCCGCTCGGTTGCTGAATCTTCCCTGCTCGAAGAGTCGCGGCGCTTGCGGCAGACAGCCAGGGTTTACGACCTTCTTCGCACGGCCGGAGCCTCCGAGGACCATTGGCAGAGCCTGGTCCAACGGCTTGCCACCGAGCTGGACGCGGAACTGTTCGTGGTGGATCGCCGCTGCCTCCATCCGTGGCACCCGGAAGGACAGGGGCTCCCTGGATTCCTCGCCGATGAATGGGCTCCGCTTTCGGGTCAAGTGACCTTGGCGGGCAAGAATTTCCAGTGGCACCGGATCCGGGGCCGGCACGTGCTGACCATGGACATCCCGACCCACGCCAACGCGCTCCTCGTGGTGCTGCCCAACAGCGAACCGCACCCGGACGCCGTCGTCCTCCTGCACGCCGCAACCGTGCTGGGACTGCAGCTCTCGCGCATCGTTTTGTCGTTGGAAGGCCGCCATCGGCTGGCGGGCGAGTTCCTGCTGCAGGCCATGGATGGGCGCTTGGGCGCGGCCGAGATGGAGAGCCGGCTGGCAACTTTTGGGGTTCCGCCGCACGACTTCCTGCTCGTTTCCATGTCCGAGACCGCCGGAGACAAAACAGCGAACGACGGCGACAGGCTGGCCAACGTGCACATCGAGCTGTGGCGGCACGGGGTTGCGTCGGCTTCCTTGAAGCGGAACAGTCGGCTGCACGTGGTGATCCCTGCTGATGTGCCGGACGACATCCTGGTGCATTGCGCAGGGGTGGATGCGGCGATCGGAATCAGCGCTCCGGCGGCAGTGGCCGGCATTCAGCGCGCGCTGCAGGAGTCCCTCTGGGCGCTCGGATCGGCCCGGGCGAACAAGCTCGGATTGGCTCGCTACGCGCAAGGACCATCATGGCTGGGGCTGACAGGTTTCGAGGAAGGGACTGCGCTGGTCCGGCGTCTTCTGGGGCCGATTTTCGATTACGAGCAGAGTCAGGAAGGCGATCTCCTCGTCACGCTGAGGACCTATTTGGACTCGCAGCGTTCGTGGCAAAAGACTGCGGCTGCCCTGTTCGCACACCGGCAAACCATCATCTACCGGATCCGGAAAATCGGCGAATTGACGGGGCTGGACATGGGTGAAACCTCCGCGGTTGCCCAGTTGTGGTTCGCCCTCCAGATCCACGAGGCAATGCATCGGTAG